The Sulfurospirillum halorespirans DSM 13726 genome has a window encoding:
- a CDS encoding cytochrome b/b6 domain-containing protein has translation MKKILVWGLYTRVSHALLMVMMLAVFLTPEVKRLLTLHVALGYTLALLFLFRILWGFLDVKYSKFKDFNFNLSDLKEYIFSIFGNKKEYIGHNPASSYAIIAMIVLTFLAVISGALTYGVKEGMGVFSFMNHTMFRDMKLFKEVHEFFANVLMAVIFAHIAGVLLDKLFHKSRALESMVDGYKLGEEEGVKLTLMQKIFGGVAIALSLFAFVYMLVAPNSLLIADGNPKMDYTKENPAFYKECISCHTLYPPFLLPQKSWVSMMDTLENHFGDDASLDAATTESIKAFLVKNSSETSTKESSLRILASLENDKTYLAITETPFWKNRHKKIDKAVFAQADIGKPSNCKACHDNIENGLLNNRDIKRL, from the coding sequence ATGAAAAAGATTTTAGTCTGGGGACTTTACACACGAGTCTCACATGCACTGCTTATGGTCATGATGTTGGCGGTTTTTCTTACCCCCGAAGTCAAACGTTTACTTACGTTACATGTAGCGCTGGGGTACACACTCGCACTGCTGTTTTTGTTTAGAATTCTGTGGGGTTTTTTGGATGTCAAATACTCTAAATTTAAAGATTTTAACTTTAATCTTAGCGATTTAAAAGAGTATATATTTTCCATTTTTGGCAACAAAAAAGAGTACATCGGGCACAATCCAGCTTCGAGTTATGCCATCATCGCGATGATCGTTTTAACCTTTTTAGCGGTAATCTCAGGTGCGTTAACGTACGGCGTCAAAGAGGGCATGGGCGTGTTTTCCTTTATGAATCACACGATGTTTCGCGATATGAAACTTTTTAAAGAGGTGCATGAGTTTTTTGCCAATGTCTTGATGGCGGTGATTTTTGCGCATATCGCGGGTGTTTTATTGGATAAGCTTTTCCATAAATCACGCGCCTTAGAGTCGATGGTTGATGGGTATAAGCTAGGCGAGGAAGAGGGTGTTAAACTCACACTGATGCAAAAAATCTTTGGTGGTGTTGCCATTGCGCTTTCTCTCTTTGCGTTTGTGTATATGCTCGTAGCGCCTAACAGTCTTTTAATCGCCGATGGCAATCCTAAAATGGACTACACCAAAGAGAACCCTGCCTTTTACAAAGAGTGTATCAGTTGTCATACACTCTATCCTCCTTTTTTACTGCCACAAAAATCGTGGGTGAGCATGATGGACACACTGGAAAACCACTTTGGCGATGATGCCTCACTGGATGCTGCAACCACAGAGTCGATCAAAGCATTTTTAGTGAAAAACAGTTCTGAGACTTCCACCAAAGAGTCTTCTCTGCGTATTCTAGCAAGCTTGGAAAACGATAAAACCTATCTTGCGATCACCGAAACACCTTTTTGGAAAAATCGCCACAAAAAGATTGACAAAGCTGTTTTTGCACAAGCGGATATTGGAAAACCATCAAATTGTAAGGCATGCCATGATAATATTGAAAATGGACTACTGAACAATCGCGATATTAAAAGGCTGTAA
- a CDS encoding diheme cytochrome c translates to MMKKLLLITALGLSFAFAGSVAPADNAQYQKECASCHFGYQPALLSKASWEKVMGNLSDHFGTDASLGKVESEQILSYLVSNAGSGKITANNSTMQITKSPYFIKEHRKIPAKFIEQKEVNSIANCLACHTTADKGNYSERAIVIPNYGRWE, encoded by the coding sequence ATGATGAAAAAATTACTCTTAATCACAGCACTTGGACTCAGCTTTGCCTTTGCAGGCAGTGTTGCACCTGCGGATAATGCACAGTATCAAAAAGAGTGTGCGAGTTGTCACTTTGGGTATCAGCCAGCCCTTTTAAGTAAAGCTTCATGGGAAAAAGTGATGGGAAATCTGAGCGATCACTTTGGCACCGACGCCTCATTAGGCAAGGTTGAAAGTGAGCAGATATTAAGCTATCTTGTAAGTAATGCAGGAAGCGGTAAGATTACTGCAAACAACAGCACGATGCAGATCACAAAGTCGCCTTATTTCATCAAAGAGCATCGCAAAATTCCTGCGAAATTCATTGAGCAAAAAGAGGTGAATTCAATCGCTAATTGTCTCGCCTGTCACACCACGGCGGATAAAGGCAACTACAGCGAACGCGCTATCGTGATTCCAAATTATGGGAGATGGGAATGA
- a CDS encoding Spy/CpxP family protein refolding chaperone, with amino-acid sequence MKILLILLLTLCLYADHDGKKEHHLSKDLSYLELTSEQKEVAKSIIKQFRVDIKAFREFKGKMEDQKEALLTHEVLNEEDLQKINQAISQKSSAIESHFLLQMHNLLTPEQRQKFAHNLEEWEVE; translated from the coding sequence ATGAAGATACTGCTCATTTTACTTCTCACACTTTGTCTGTATGCCGATCATGACGGTAAAAAAGAGCATCACCTGAGTAAAGACCTCTCTTATTTGGAGTTAACCTCTGAGCAAAAAGAGGTTGCGAAAAGCATTATTAAGCAGTTTCGAGTCGACATCAAAGCCTTTCGTGAGTTCAAGGGAAAGATGGAAGATCAAAAAGAGGCATTGCTGACGCATGAGGTTTTAAACGAAGAAGATTTGCAGAAAATCAACCAAGCAATCAGCCAAAAATCCAGCGCGATAGAGAGCCATTTTTTACTGCAAATGCACAACCTTTTAACCCCAGAACAACGCCAAAAATTTGCACATAACCTTGAAGAGTGGGAAGTGGAATGA
- a CDS encoding ArsS family sensor histidine kinase, whose translation MSIFTKLFLLFLVSLSLMLFVSRETNQLTQAKIEMLLKEKYLQASTELFRDLANDDQASLTKRLQSFNFELIAESQSVLEGSQTIYEKSSSFGEVKILMDTKGRYLLLLSYLDESLLVRDITQEEGFYHFDRVSYLIFADIFVLIITFLMVIKLIFPLKQIALTLQKFGEGALHVRMKRFGSNELGKLSNTFNAMASNIEALILSRQRLLRDIGHELRTPLAKSKLALEMLGEGKYQQSLKKAISQIDELTKELLDIERLNANMEQLNLTRFNAETLISESLSRALIEDESLVELHIDEPFEIKGDLNYLSIALKNLIDNALKYTTQKPILIEVKERTISVKSRGEALKHALEYYCEPFAQGDDTRGAEGFGLGLSIVKKIVQKHGFKLSLTCKEGWNSFSIRLFS comes from the coding sequence ATGTCCATTTTTACCAAACTCTTTTTACTTTTTTTAGTCAGTCTTTCGTTGATGCTTTTTGTCTCACGCGAAACAAACCAACTCACCCAAGCCAAAATAGAGATGCTCTTAAAAGAGAAGTACCTTCAAGCCTCCACCGAGCTCTTTCGCGACCTTGCCAATGACGATCAAGCATCGCTTACCAAAAGGCTTCAATCCTTTAACTTTGAACTCATTGCAGAGTCGCAAAGCGTGTTGGAAGGCTCTCAAACGATTTATGAAAAAAGCAGCTCCTTTGGAGAAGTCAAAATTTTGATGGATACCAAAGGCAGATACCTTTTGCTCCTGAGTTATTTGGATGAGAGCTTGTTGGTACGCGACATAACCCAAGAGGAGGGTTTTTATCATTTTGATCGTGTGAGTTATCTGATCTTTGCCGATATTTTTGTGCTTATTATCACTTTTTTGATGGTCATCAAGCTTATTTTTCCGCTCAAACAGATTGCGTTAACGCTTCAAAAATTTGGCGAAGGTGCTTTACATGTAAGAATGAAACGCTTTGGCTCCAACGAACTTGGCAAGCTTTCTAATACCTTCAATGCGATGGCGTCTAACATCGAAGCGCTGATTCTTTCACGTCAACGCTTGCTTCGTGACATCGGGCATGAACTTCGCACACCACTTGCCAAATCCAAACTTGCCTTAGAGATGTTAGGGGAGGGGAAGTATCAGCAGAGTCTTAAAAAAGCGATTTCCCAGATTGATGAGTTGACCAAAGAGCTTTTAGATATCGAGCGGCTCAATGCCAATATGGAACAACTAAATCTTACGCGTTTCAATGCCGAAACACTCATCTCAGAGTCCCTTTCACGCGCACTGATTGAAGATGAAAGTTTGGTGGAGCTTCACATCGATGAGCCTTTTGAGATCAAGGGTGATCTTAATTACCTCTCCATTGCGCTTAAAAACTTAATCGATAATGCGTTAAAATACACCACACAAAAACCCATTCTCATCGAAGTAAAAGAGCGCACGATCAGCGTTAAAAGCAGAGGTGAAGCACTCAAACACGCGTTGGAGTATTACTGCGAACCGTTCGCCCAAGGTGATGATACTAGAGGAGCTGAGGGTTTTGGTTTGGGGTTGAGTATTGTTAAAAAGATTGTCCAAAAGCATGGATTTAAACTGAGTCTTACATGTAAAGAGGGCTGGAATAGTTTTAGCATTAGACTTTTTTCATAA
- a CDS encoding propionyl-CoA synthetase: protein MSLKYESTYKESIENPEKFWAQAATKVHWYHQWDKVLDVVDNHYRWFVGGCMNSCYNALDLHIDNGRGDQLAIIYDSPVTDTKKTYTYRELRQRVSKTASILVNKGVVKGDRVVIYMPMIPEAVIAMLACARIGAIHSVVFGGFAAHELATRIDDAKPRVIISASCGIEISKLIKYKPLLDEAIKQSTHKPTTCLIWQRPQERANMLPWRDIDWEVEEEKAGLVECVPVDATDPLYILYTSGTTGKPKGVIRSNGGHSVAMKWSMDNVYNAKPGDVFWAASDVGWVVGHSYIVYGPLMNGCTTIIYEGKPVRTPNPGAFWRVCDEYKVNILFAAPTAFRAIKKEDSKGEWVKKYDLSALKSIFLAGERCDSDTLEWITKITNKPAIDHWWQTETGWAIAANPMGLDPMPIKAGSPTKPMPGFNLKVLDEQGNECKPNQLGNLVLKLPLPPSCLMSIWSDDQRYKKSYLNFYPGYYLTGDSGYIDEDGYVWVMGRMDGVINVAGHRLSTGEMEEVISKHPDVAECAVIGVDDELKGEVPMAFVVLKDGIERDNRSIADGVIQLVREEIGAVAGLKLATVIEKLPKTRSGKILRATMRSMVDGKEWSMPSTIEDESVLADIQQSIEKLGYPIPKKGKK from the coding sequence GTGTCATTGAAGTATGAGTCAACTTACAAAGAGTCCATTGAGAACCCAGAGAAATTTTGGGCACAAGCGGCGACAAAAGTGCATTGGTATCACCAATGGGACAAAGTCTTAGATGTCGTTGATAACCATTATAGATGGTTTGTTGGCGGATGTATGAACAGCTGTTACAATGCGCTGGATTTGCACATTGACAATGGCCGAGGTGACCAACTTGCCATTATCTATGACTCGCCTGTCACCGATACCAAAAAAACCTATACCTATAGGGAACTACGCCAAAGAGTCTCTAAAACGGCGTCCATTCTTGTAAACAAAGGTGTCGTCAAAGGCGATCGTGTCGTCATTTATATGCCAATGATCCCCGAAGCGGTCATTGCGATGCTAGCGTGTGCGCGCATCGGAGCGATTCACTCCGTTGTTTTTGGTGGATTTGCTGCTCACGAGCTAGCAACGCGTATTGATGATGCCAAACCTCGCGTCATTATCAGTGCCTCATGCGGTATTGAGATCAGCAAGCTAATCAAATACAAACCTCTTTTGGATGAAGCCATCAAACAATCGACCCATAAACCAACGACCTGCCTTATCTGGCAACGCCCGCAAGAGAGAGCCAATATGCTTCCATGGCGTGACATCGACTGGGAAGTCGAAGAGGAAAAAGCGGGCTTAGTTGAGTGTGTGCCCGTTGATGCGACTGATCCACTTTACATTCTCTACACCTCAGGAACGACAGGCAAACCTAAAGGCGTTATTCGCTCTAATGGCGGTCACTCGGTTGCAATGAAATGGTCGATGGACAATGTCTACAACGCCAAACCAGGCGATGTTTTCTGGGCTGCCAGTGATGTGGGTTGGGTTGTCGGACACTCCTACATCGTGTATGGACCTTTGATGAACGGATGCACGACCATTATCTATGAAGGGAAACCTGTACGAACCCCAAATCCAGGTGCTTTTTGGAGAGTGTGTGATGAGTACAAAGTCAATATACTTTTTGCTGCTCCTACCGCATTTCGTGCCATTAAAAAAGAGGATAGCAAAGGTGAATGGGTCAAAAAATATGATCTAAGCGCACTCAAAAGCATCTTTTTAGCCGGCGAGCGCTGTGACAGTGATACGTTAGAGTGGATCACCAAAATCACCAATAAACCCGCCATTGATCACTGGTGGCAAACCGAAACGGGTTGGGCAATCGCAGCCAATCCTATGGGACTTGACCCAATGCCTATTAAAGCAGGCTCTCCTACCAAACCAATGCCAGGGTTTAACCTCAAAGTGCTTGATGAACAAGGCAATGAGTGTAAACCTAATCAATTAGGCAATTTGGTACTCAAACTCCCACTCCCGCCTTCGTGTTTGATGAGCATTTGGTCGGATGATCAACGCTATAAAAAATCGTACCTCAACTTCTACCCCGGCTACTACCTCACGGGGGATAGTGGCTACATTGATGAAGACGGTTATGTCTGGGTAATGGGACGTATGGATGGTGTCATCAATGTCGCAGGTCACAGACTTTCCACAGGAGAGATGGAAGAGGTCATCTCAAAACATCCCGATGTGGCAGAGTGTGCGGTTATTGGTGTGGATGATGAACTCAAAGGCGAAGTACCAATGGCATTTGTTGTACTCAAAGATGGCATTGAGCGTGACAATCGCTCCATCGCGGATGGCGTTATACAACTGGTGCGTGAAGAGATTGGTGCAGTGGCAGGACTTAAGCTTGCGACTGTCATTGAAAAACTTCCTAAAACGCGTAGCGGTAAGATTTTGCGAGCCACGATGCGTTCAATGGTCGATGGTAAAGAGTGGAGTATGCCCTCCACCATTGAAGACGAAAGTGTCTTAGCTGACATTCAACAATCAATCGAAAAACTGGGATACCCCATCCCTAAAAAAGGAAAAAAATGA
- a CDS encoding response regulator transcription factor, whose protein sequence is MSEKILLIEDDLEMQSLIGDYLHNYDFEVKAFDKPKEALSHLKANPSHYKVVVLDLMLPQMDGFDVCKEIRAMSDAHIIISSARNELSDKILGYGVGADDYLAKPYEPRELVLKINSFLRRNTQSNKRVGDFEIDEAKMEVSLEGYHLDLTKIEFDILLLLLSNQGKVFSREVIFNAINGIGYNSKDRTVDMHISNLRAKIGDDPKNPKYIKSVWGIGYKMVG, encoded by the coding sequence ATGAGCGAGAAAATTTTACTCATCGAAGACGATTTGGAGATGCAATCGCTCATTGGTGATTACCTGCACAATTACGATTTTGAAGTGAAGGCTTTTGATAAACCTAAAGAGGCTCTCTCACATTTGAAAGCCAATCCTTCGCACTATAAAGTGGTCGTCCTTGATCTGATGTTACCGCAGATGGATGGGTTTGATGTGTGCAAAGAGATTAGAGCGATGAGTGACGCGCATATCATTATCTCCTCGGCGCGCAATGAACTCAGCGATAAAATCTTAGGTTATGGCGTGGGTGCCGATGACTACCTTGCAAAGCCGTATGAGCCACGTGAATTGGTGCTAAAAATCAACTCCTTTTTGCGTAGAAATACCCAGTCAAACAAGCGCGTGGGAGATTTTGAAATCGATGAAGCGAAAATGGAAGTCTCTTTGGAGGGCTATCATTTAGATTTAACGAAAATCGAATTTGACATCTTACTTCTTTTACTCTCCAATCAAGGCAAAGTGTTTTCGCGTGAGGTAATTTTTAACGCGATTAATGGCATTGGCTACAACTCTAAAGATCGCACGGTCGATATGCACATCAGCAATCTCAGAGCCAAAATAGGCGATGATCCAAAAAATCCCAAATACATCAAGTCGGTTTGGGGCATTGGCTATAAAATGGTCGGTTAA
- a CDS encoding DUF1924 domain-containing protein, whose protein sequence is MKKTVCFILLTFTLLNAKEFNTPMKTYMEGLSTEAKAANPSFSGFDAKRGETLFVSKHTGKKGGEMSCTTCHSTNLKNGGQNVNTNKPITALAPSVNPTRLTDVAEVEKWLRRNFNDVFAREGVALEKGDVLTYIINQ, encoded by the coding sequence ATGAAAAAAACAGTCTGTTTTATCCTACTGACATTCACACTGCTCAATGCCAAAGAGTTCAATACCCCCATGAAAACCTACATGGAGGGCTTAAGCACCGAAGCAAAGGCTGCAAATCCTAGTTTTTCTGGCTTTGATGCCAAGCGAGGCGAAACACTTTTTGTCTCCAAACATACGGGCAAAAAAGGAGGCGAGATGAGTTGTACCACGTGTCACTCAACCAATCTCAAAAATGGTGGGCAAAATGTCAATACCAACAAACCTATTACGGCATTAGCCCCATCTGTAAATCCAACTCGCCTTACCGATGTTGCTGAGGTCGAAAAGTGGCTGAGACGTAATTTCAACGATGTGTTTGCGCGTGAGGGAGTCGCGCTTGAAAAAGGTGATGTTTTAACGTACATCATTAACCAATAA